In Chryseobacterium camelliae, one DNA window encodes the following:
- the yidD gene encoding membrane protein insertion efficiency factor YidD, with amino-acid sequence MIPSFNKIITFPLVILIRFYQWFISPLLPKNCRYEPTCSHYMVKALQVHGPFKGFWLGVKRIARCHPWGGSGYDPVPPKNHNHN; translated from the coding sequence TTGATACCTTCATTCAATAAAATCATCACTTTCCCTCTGGTAATTCTGATCCGGTTTTACCAATGGTTTATTTCGCCGTTGCTTCCGAAGAACTGCCGTTACGAGCCTACATGTTCACATTATATGGTGAAAGCTCTGCAGGTTCACGGGCCATTCAAAGGTTTCTGGCTCGGCGTGAAAAGAATTGCAAGATGCCATCCCTGGGGCGGCAGCGGTTATGATCCCGTTCCCCCTAAAAACCATAATCATAATTAA
- a CDS encoding NAD(P)H-hydrate dehydratase — MEKYSYLILTKFKISMKVFTAENIRKCDQYTIAHEPVSSVQLMERAAVACANWIAEHCKSHKNIAVFCGTGNNGGDGFAIARLLHSKGFDVEIFTNNLKAKFSEDAAANLKKLRDIPGLSVKSFKDKLNYRFDSKTIIIDALFGTGLSRPLQEDYAEVVSHLNTMSNIRIAIDIPSGLPADGAIKEDSVVFKADYTLSFQFWKKSFLHPETGKFTGKVIILDIHMSEDFIAATDADDCVIDNTVVERIFMPREDFTHKGSFGKVVITAGSYGKIGAAVLATKSALKTGAGLTFTLAPACGYEILQTLCPEAMFMESGDRCLTHFEADEDAVYGIGPGLGREPQTVVALIKFLKKYKKPLVLDADALNILAEDEKNLRLIPENSILTPHPKEFERLFGKTDNSFERLELARKKAAEHKIYIVLKDHHTQIVSPDGTVFYNINGNSGLAKGGSGDILTGIITSLLAQGYTEEHAAILGIWLHGKAADFAAEKYSKESMLPTDVVDALSHAFEELNKKVTVKL; from the coding sequence ATGGAAAAATATTCGTACCTTATTCTGACCAAATTTAAAATATCCATGAAAGTATTTACTGCCGAAAACATCCGGAAATGTGATCAATATACCATAGCGCATGAGCCAGTCTCATCCGTACAGCTGATGGAACGAGCTGCAGTAGCCTGCGCCAACTGGATTGCCGAGCACTGCAAGAGCCACAAGAACATCGCTGTTTTCTGCGGTACGGGCAATAACGGAGGTGATGGCTTTGCCATAGCAAGACTGCTGCATTCCAAAGGCTTTGATGTGGAGATCTTTACCAACAACCTTAAAGCTAAATTTTCTGAAGATGCTGCAGCCAACCTGAAAAAGCTGAGGGATATTCCCGGCCTGTCAGTAAAAAGTTTTAAAGATAAGCTTAACTACCGTTTTGACAGCAAGACGATTATCATTGATGCGCTCTTCGGGACCGGGCTTTCCAGGCCTTTGCAGGAAGATTATGCAGAAGTGGTTAGCCATCTGAATACAATGTCGAATATCAGGATTGCCATAGACATCCCGTCCGGCCTTCCGGCTGATGGCGCCATAAAGGAAGATTCTGTGGTCTTTAAAGCAGATTATACCCTGAGTTTTCAGTTCTGGAAGAAGAGTTTCCTTCATCCCGAGACAGGAAAATTTACCGGAAAGGTCATCATCCTTGATATTCATATGAGCGAAGATTTTATTGCTGCCACAGATGCCGATGACTGTGTTATAGATAATACTGTCGTAGAGCGTATCTTCATGCCCAGGGAAGATTTTACTCATAAAGGAAGCTTTGGAAAAGTAGTGATAACGGCAGGAAGTTACGGGAAGATCGGCGCAGCAGTGCTGGCTACAAAATCGGCTCTCAAAACCGGTGCAGGACTCACATTTACGCTGGCTCCGGCCTGTGGATATGAAATTTTGCAGACTTTGTGCCCCGAGGCCATGTTTATGGAAAGTGGTGACAGATGCCTCACTCATTTTGAAGCTGATGAAGATGCCGTATATGGAATTGGACCGGGGTTGGGCAGGGAACCGCAAACCGTGGTAGCACTGATAAAATTCCTGAAAAAGTATAAAAAGCCTCTGGTGCTCGATGCAGATGCCCTTAACATCCTGGCAGAAGATGAAAAAAACCTCAGGCTGATTCCTGAAAATTCTATACTTACACCCCATCCCAAGGAATTTGAAAGACTGTTTGGGAAAACGGACAATTCATTTGAAAGGCTGGAGCTTGCCCGTAAAAAAGCGGCAGAGCATAAAATTTACATTGTACTCAAAGACCATCATACTCAGATCGTAAGCCCAGATGGTACGGTATTTTATAATATCAACGGGAATTCAGGGCTCGCAAAAGGTGGAAGCGGTGATATCTTGACAGGAATTATCACTTCACTTCTGGCACAGGGATATACCGAAGAGCATGCTGCCATATTAGGCATATGGCTTCACGGAAAGGCAGCGGATTTTGCGGCTGAGAAATATTCAAAGGAATCAATGCTGCCAACAGATGTAGTCGATGCCTTAAGCCATGCTTTCGAAGAGCTGAATAAAAAAGTAACCGTTAAGTTATAA
- the mscL gene encoding large conductance mechanosensitive channel protein MscL yields MGLIKEFKSFAFKGNVLDLAVGVIIGGAFGKIVSSLVEDVITPLILNPALKAAGAENISKLSWNGVTYGNFLSAVISFLCIAIVLFWIVKAANRMVRKEEAAPAGPTQDQKLLMEIRDILKSKNTL; encoded by the coding sequence ATGGGATTGATTAAAGAATTCAAGTCTTTTGCCTTTAAAGGCAATGTGCTGGACCTGGCTGTCGGTGTAATCATAGGAGGTGCTTTTGGCAAAATAGTTTCTTCATTAGTAGAAGATGTGATCACTCCGCTGATCCTTAATCCAGCACTGAAGGCGGCCGGCGCGGAAAATATATCAAAACTGTCGTGGAACGGGGTTACGTATGGTAATTTCCTTTCAGCGGTGATCAGTTTCCTGTGTATCGCCATCGTTCTTTTCTGGATTGTAAAGGCAGCCAACAGGATGGTACGCAAAGAAGAGGCTGCTCCGGCAGGACCTACTCAGGATCAGAAATTACTCATGGAGATCCGGGATATCCTTAAAAGCAAAAATACATTATAA
- a CDS encoding replication-associated recombination protein A, with protein MNQNIPLAEKLRPKTLNDVLGQEHLTGEKGTIRKMLSNNTLNSVIFWGPPGTGKTTLAEIISEQSGRKFYKLSAVSSGVKDVRDVIEDAKKQNLFSGKSPILFIDEIHRFNKSQQDSLLHAVEKGWIVLIGATTENPSFEVVSALLSRSQVYVLKALSYEKLEELIDIASERYNKDEHTQFKISEKEAFIQYSGGDARKLINSVELVLNQYKDNGAREITNEDVMEVLQETMALYDKNGEQHYDIISAFIKSMRGSDPNGTVYWLARMIAGGEDIKFIARRMLILAAEDIGLANPNALIMANNCFQAVNVIGNPEARIILSETAVYLAVSPKSNSTYMAINEALALVKKTGNLPVPLHLRNAPTKLMKDLDYGKEYKYAHSYEGNFVDQDFLPAEIKDTKLYEPGNNATEKKIYDELKKKWNNKY; from the coding sequence TTGAACCAGAATATACCATTAGCCGAAAAATTAAGACCTAAGACACTGAATGATGTTTTGGGGCAGGAACACCTTACCGGAGAAAAGGGAACCATCAGGAAAATGCTGAGTAACAATACCCTGAATTCGGTGATTTTCTGGGGTCCCCCCGGAACCGGAAAGACGACATTAGCAGAAATTATCTCTGAGCAGTCCGGCAGGAAATTCTATAAACTTTCGGCCGTTTCATCAGGAGTAAAAGATGTGCGTGACGTAATTGAAGATGCCAAAAAGCAGAACTTGTTTTCCGGGAAATCGCCCATTCTTTTTATTGATGAAATTCACCGGTTCAATAAATCACAGCAGGATTCCCTTCTGCATGCCGTGGAAAAAGGGTGGATTGTCCTGATCGGTGCTACAACGGAAAACCCGAGCTTTGAAGTCGTATCGGCATTGCTTTCCCGAAGCCAGGTATATGTCCTGAAAGCCCTGAGCTATGAAAAACTGGAAGAGCTCATCGATATTGCTTCTGAGCGGTATAACAAAGATGAGCATACCCAATTTAAAATTTCCGAAAAAGAGGCCTTTATTCAATATTCAGGAGGGGATGCCAGAAAACTGATCAATTCTGTAGAACTGGTGCTGAACCAGTATAAAGATAACGGAGCCAGGGAGATTACGAATGAAGATGTTATGGAAGTGCTGCAGGAAACAATGGCACTTTATGATAAGAACGGCGAGCAGCATTACGATATTATTTCAGCATTCATCAAATCCATGCGCGGCAGCGATCCTAACGGTACGGTTTACTGGCTGGCGAGGATGATTGCCGGAGGGGAAGACATTAAATTTATAGCCAGGCGCATGCTGATCCTCGCAGCAGAAGATATCGGGCTGGCCAATCCGAATGCTCTGATCATGGCCAACAACTGTTTTCAGGCAGTCAATGTAATCGGAAACCCTGAAGCCAGGATTATTTTAAGTGAAACAGCTGTTTACCTTGCCGTGTCCCCGAAAAGCAATTCTACCTATATGGCGATTAATGAAGCGCTGGCCCTGGTGAAAAAGACCGGTAACCTTCCTGTTCCTCTGCATCTCAGAAATGCACCCACCAAACTGATGAAAGATCTTGATTATGGCAAGGAATACAAGTATGCCCATTCTTATGAAGGCAATTTTGTCGATCAGGATTTCCTGCCTGCAGAAATTAAGGACACTAAGCTCTATGAGCCAGGCAATAATGCTACGGAAAAGAAAATATACGACGAGCTGAAAAAAAAGTGGAACAATAAATATTAA
- the lgt gene encoding prolipoprotein diacylglyceryl transferase, with protein sequence METPFKIWDPAKGIKLGPITLHFYSLMFIFAFGFGYLLMSRIFKIDNVNQKYLEPLFTWTLIGTILGARLGHVIFYQPELFKEDFWSVFLPISTKGGLKFTGFSGLASHGATIALIFTTLYYSFKIIKKNPFWVYDRLGIVVALGGAFVRMGNFFNSEIIGKPVDPNSPFALLFPQQSSEYGVTVPRYPSQLFEAFGYVCLFILLWILYRKTNKKYQQGWLFGLFFIILWAIRFFVEFLKMPQGDEFIQIGSLNTGQVLSIPFMIAGVIIMVISKKFTITQAENEKPD encoded by the coding sequence CTGGAAACACCGTTCAAAATCTGGGATCCTGCAAAGGGCATAAAACTGGGACCAATTACCCTGCACTTTTACAGCCTTATGTTTATTTTCGCGTTTGGTTTTGGCTACCTCCTGATGTCCAGGATATTTAAGATTGATAATGTGAATCAGAAATACCTTGAGCCTCTGTTCACCTGGACTCTGATCGGAACGATCCTGGGAGCAAGGTTAGGCCATGTCATTTTTTACCAGCCGGAACTGTTCAAAGAGGATTTCTGGAGCGTGTTTTTACCCATCAGTACAAAAGGCGGACTTAAATTCACCGGATTTTCGGGACTAGCCAGCCATGGCGCCACCATTGCACTGATATTCACGACTTTGTATTATTCATTCAAAATTATCAAAAAGAACCCGTTCTGGGTATATGACCGTCTGGGAATCGTTGTTGCCTTAGGAGGAGCTTTTGTTAGGATGGGTAATTTTTTCAATTCTGAAATCATCGGGAAACCGGTAGATCCTAATTCCCCATTTGCCTTATTGTTCCCACAGCAAAGCAGTGAATATGGAGTAACCGTTCCTCGATACCCTAGCCAGCTTTTTGAAGCGTTCGGCTATGTATGCCTGTTTATATTGCTGTGGATCCTGTATAGGAAAACAAATAAAAAATACCAGCAGGGATGGCTGTTCGGACTGTTTTTCATCATTCTGTGGGCCATCAGGTTTTTCGTAGAATTCCTGAAAATGCCTCAGGGTGACGAGTTTATCCAGATAGGATCTTTAAACACAGGACAGGTATTATCAATACCTTTCATGATTGCCGGGGTGATCATCATGGTAATATCTAAAAAGTTCACCATTACCCAGGCTGAGAACGAAAAACCGGATTAA